ACCCGCATCCGCCGCCCCGTCACCGACGACACCCTCCCCGACGGCCCGCACCAACGCGTCATCGAATACGTCGCACCCTTTGCGACCGCCAGCCGCGAGGATGATTACCGCACCGCGTGGGCGTTTTTTGAGCAGCAGCAGAAGGAGCTGCATTGATGGCTGTACAAGATCAGTACCAGCAGGCGTTGGCTGCCTGTTCGCGCATTGCACACCAGGAATTCGATTGCGTTGGACTATATTTTGCACGGTGCGACAAGATAGTTGCTGCCCTGAAGAAGGAGCTGAGGGCGGCGGTGGTGGTCGGCGGGAAAGCCATGTCCCGAAAGCACGCACAGCGTGATTCTCTGCAGGACATGCTGGACACGCTCGGTGACGAATATTCGGAGCTGAAGGCCAAGCGAAAGCGTAATTTAACCAAGCACAAGCGCGGCCTTTGCCACTTCAACGTGATGTTGTTCGGTCGCACCATGGCCGGTAAAAGCACGATTCGAGAGGCCATTACGCGAGGCAATGGCGCGACAATCGGCAAGGGTGCGCAGCGCACTACCCGCGATGTGCGTGAGTATGAATGGAACAACCTCAGGATCATCGACACGCCCGGCTTCGGTGCCTATAACGGCGAAGAAGATGCGCAGATTGCCCACGAGATCCTTGAGCGCTCGGATGTCGTGCTGTTCATGCTCAACAGCGACAGCATCCAGGAGTCGACATTTTCCGAGCTTCTTTATGTGCAAAGGCTCAACAAGCCATTGATCTTTGTCCTGAACATGAAGAAGGACTTGGAGAACGAAGGTAACCGACGTCGCGCCCTTCGGGATCCGGGCAAGTATGTCTACAAGGCTGACGACATTGCGGGCCATCGGGATCGACTTGAAAAACTGGCGGCCCGTGCCGGGATGCGGACTGATGCGATCACAATCATCCAGATTCATGCGCAGGCGGCATTCCTGGCCACCAAAACCCTTGGCGAAGAGGGGGAGAAGCTGCATCAGTTCAGCCAGTTGGACACCTTGCTTGCCGCCCTGCAAGCCGAAGTGTCTTGTAATGGCCCGGTTCGGCGCATACAGACATTTCTGGACTCTGCACTCCACCATATCGACCAGCAGGAAGCACTGATCGGTGATCAGCGGGGCAAGATAGCCTCGCTGATGAAAGAGTACGAGAACTCCCTAGTTCGGGTGAGTTCATGGAAACAAAAGAAACTACGTGATGCGCCGGCTTTGATCGCGAGTGAGGTAGACAAGGCGTTCAAGCTATTGGTCGATTCGGTTGCTGGTTTCGTCGACGACCACATCGAGGACAAGCATGCGGCAGCAGCGTGGGATAGCCATGTCAAACGCTATTCGATCGAAAGCCGCATCGGCCGTACGGCACAAGCGGTCATGGATGATGTAGTCCACGAGCTTGAGGAATTTCATCGCGAACTGAAGGAAAGTCTTGATCTCGAGTATGCACTCGACGTGGAATGCAAGGCTAGTCACTTCAGTAAAACCGACTACAAACGCATCAATGGATGGGGTTCCGCGATTTCTGGCGTCATCGGGGCGATTGCGTTTGCAAACTCCTGGAATCCGGTTGGCTGGGCATTTGCTGGCCTGGGCCTTCTGTTTGGAATTTTTTCTTGGCTCTCCGATAGTCGGGCCAAGAAGCTCGCAGAGGCCAAACGTGGGCAGCGTGCTTCTATCACAGACGACATCGAGAAGAACAAGGACAAGATCAAGAAGAGCCTGTTGGACTGGTTTGAGGAGCAAGTTCACCTGGGCACCATTGTCCCCGTGGAGGCCAGGCTGCAGCAGCTGTGTGTGTCGCTGACGGCATTTCTGGATACGCTGGATCGGGCCGAGCGTGAATTGGAGCAGTTGCGGCACGACATCAACCACCGGCTGCTTCACCAAGTGGCTGCGGTTGTGACAGGGCAACATTTCGCATTGCCGCGGATGAAGAAAATCGTGCGCGCCCCCGGCTACGCCTGCTATTTCCTGACGTCTGAGCAACCCAAGAGCCTGAGTCTGCTCACCAAAATAGGTGCGGCGCTTGGTGAGAAGGTTCTCGCGGTGAGGGATGGCAGTATGGAGAGCAAGGTCGCGTTTCTTTACCGCGGTTTGGTGGAGAGGATCGACGTTGACCATGATGGCAATGTTGTGCTGCAGGTAAAAAAAGACAATATGGGCAAGGTGCTTGGCAAGTCGCACCGAAGGATCCAGATGGCAGCCGGACTCTGCTCGACAAATATTGAAATTTTCGCAATCTAAAGGACTGAAATGCAGGATCTGGCATACAACGTACTGCGGGAAAAGGTTCAAGAGTTTTGCCGGCGCGCCTCAAGTGTTCTGGGTGCGGATGCCGTCATTTGTAGTGCGACGGAAGGAGCGGGCCGAGGAGCTGGGGTCGCCCCTCTCAATCTGGCCTTTGCTGGACAGTACAGTGCCGGCAAGTCTTCTCTGATCAAGATGTTGACGGGCATTGAAGGCATTAAAATCGGTGCAGGAGTGACAACCGATCGCGTCACCCAGTACCACTACAAGGCGC
This sequence is a window from Gammaproteobacteria bacterium. Protein-coding genes within it:
- a CDS encoding 50S ribosome-binding GTPase, which produces MAVQDQYQQALAACSRIAHQEFDCVGLYFARCDKIVAALKKELRAAVVVGGKAMSRKHAQRDSLQDMLDTLGDEYSELKAKRKRNLTKHKRGLCHFNVMLFGRTMAGKSTIREAITRGNGATIGKGAQRTTRDVREYEWNNLRIIDTPGFGAYNGEEDAQIAHEILERSDVVLFMLNSDSIQESTFSELLYVQRLNKPLIFVLNMKKDLENEGNRRRALRDPGKYVYKADDIAGHRDRLEKLAARAGMRTDAITIIQIHAQAAFLATKTLGEEGEKLHQFSQLDTLLAALQAEVSCNGPVRRIQTFLDSALHHIDQQEALIGDQRGKIASLMKEYENSLVRVSSWKQKKLRDAPALIASEVDKAFKLLVDSVAGFVDDHIEDKHAAAAWDSHVKRYSIESRIGRTAQAVMDDVVHELEEFHRELKESLDLEYALDVECKASHFSKTDYKRINGWGSAISGVIGAIAFANSWNPVGWAFAGLGLLFGIFSWLSDSRAKKLAEAKRGQRASITDDIEKNKDKIKKSLLDWFEEQVHLGTIVPVEARLQQLCVSLTAFLDTLDRAERELEQLRHDINHRLLHQVAAVVTGQHFALPRMKKIVRAPGYACYFLTSEQPKSLSLLTKIGAALGEKVLAVRDGSMESKVAFLYRGLVERIDVDHDGNVVLQVKKDNMGKVLGKSHRRIQMAAGLCSTNIEIFAI